The following coding sequences are from one bacterium window:
- a CDS encoding M20/M25/M40 family metallo-hydrolase has product MSRRWLASLLLLQLGCASPTGLPTSLDSERLATDVAWLTAPEREGRGLGTAGLASAANWLAERFAEAGLAPGAGGGSFLQSFETVVAIRATGAHLQKGEWKLEAGGSLAPLMISESGGFEGRVAFVGYGIAAEDQGHDDYADLDVEGRLVMVLEGQPDEGALAGSQGVPFLRRRSKIVAARSRGAIGVVFVPETESTGFPAATHAGDPSVGTVGLFALRLARREAERLLRQAGQELAALSESAGAGEYVSIALELELRGEVSIERTRDDVSNVVGVLAGNDLALADEAVIIGAHYDHLGLGGFGSLAPSKLGQLHPGADDNASGSAALLAVARSLANGPVLRRTVVFVAFTAEEIGLLGSAHFVGNRPSALPAPVAMLNMDMVGMLRDDRIIVFGSESAAEWKPLLDKEADALALEVAYEGRGTGPSDQTSFYVKKVPVLHFFTGVHSTYHTPDDVVEDIYVPGLARVSELVASVARKTANAPRMTFQGQPVTAHAAAGAGRGYGPELGTIPAFGGEPVVGVRLAGVRPGSPAERAGLQAGDVLVSFAGVAIRDLAEFATLLHAERPGNRIELVVERGGERIKTTATLGVRR; this is encoded by the coding sequence ATGTCACGTCGATGGCTCGCATCGCTCCTTCTTCTTCAGCTTGGCTGCGCCTCCCCCACCGGGCTCCCGACTTCCCTTGATTCTGAACGGCTCGCCACGGATGTAGCCTGGCTCACAGCACCGGAACGCGAGGGCCGCGGGCTGGGAACCGCCGGGCTGGCTTCCGCGGCGAACTGGTTGGCAGAGAGGTTCGCAGAAGCCGGACTGGCTCCGGGTGCGGGTGGAGGGAGCTTCCTCCAATCCTTCGAAACGGTCGTTGCGATTCGGGCGACTGGCGCGCATCTGCAGAAGGGCGAATGGAAGCTCGAAGCCGGAGGCTCTCTGGCACCGCTCATGATCAGCGAGTCAGGTGGTTTCGAAGGGCGTGTCGCCTTCGTCGGCTACGGCATCGCCGCGGAAGACCAGGGACACGACGACTACGCCGATCTCGATGTCGAGGGCCGACTCGTCATGGTGCTGGAAGGGCAGCCTGACGAGGGTGCCCTGGCCGGATCTCAGGGTGTGCCTTTTCTGCGGCGCCGCTCGAAGATCGTTGCCGCGCGCAGCCGCGGCGCAATCGGTGTGGTGTTCGTACCCGAAACGGAATCCACCGGATTCCCGGCCGCCACCCACGCTGGCGATCCGAGCGTCGGAACCGTTGGCCTGTTTGCCTTGCGCCTCGCTCGTCGCGAAGCGGAGCGGTTGCTTCGCCAAGCCGGACAGGAACTCGCGGCCTTGAGCGAGTCAGCCGGCGCCGGCGAATACGTATCCATTGCTCTCGAACTCGAACTGCGTGGCGAAGTCTCGATCGAACGCACTCGCGATGACGTCTCGAACGTCGTTGGTGTCCTGGCGGGGAACGATCTCGCGCTCGCAGACGAAGCCGTGATAATCGGTGCACACTACGACCACCTTGGGCTTGGCGGCTTCGGCTCTCTTGCTCCGTCGAAACTCGGCCAACTTCACCCCGGCGCGGACGACAACGCTTCAGGAAGTGCTGCCCTTCTAGCCGTGGCGCGAAGCCTGGCGAATGGCCCCGTGCTCCGACGGACCGTCGTCTTCGTCGCGTTCACCGCCGAAGAGATCGGGCTTCTTGGCTCTGCCCACTTCGTCGGGAATCGCCCGTCGGCTCTGCCCGCGCCCGTCGCCATGCTCAACATGGACATGGTCGGAATGCTGCGCGACGACCGAATCATCGTGTTTGGCAGCGAGAGCGCCGCCGAGTGGAAACCACTGCTCGACAAGGAAGCCGACGCTCTGGCGCTGGAGGTCGCCTACGAAGGCCGCGGTACGGGGCCATCGGACCAGACCAGCTTCTATGTGAAGAAGGTCCCGGTCCTGCACTTCTTCACTGGCGTCCACTCCACCTATCATACTCCCGATGACGTCGTTGAAGACATCTACGTTCCGGGCCTGGCTCGTGTGAGCGAACTGGTCGCCAGCGTCGCGCGGAAAACAGCAAATGCCCCGCGCATGACGTTCCAAGGCCAACCGGTCACCGCACATGCCGCAGCTGGAGCAGGGCGGGGATACGGCCCCGAACTCGGTACGATTCCGGCTTTCGGCGGCGAGCCCGTCGTCGGGGTCCGTCTGGCCGGAGTTCGGCCTGGCAGCCCGGCGGAGCGCGCCGGGCTCCAAGCGGGTGACGTATTGGTCTCGTTCGCCGGTGTGGCCATCCGTGACCTGGCCGAGTTCGCGACCCTCCTCCATGCCGAGCGCCCAGGCAACCGGATCGAACTCGTGGTCGAGCGCGGAGGTGAACGGATCAAGACCACTGCAACCCTCGGAGTGCGGAGATGA
- a CDS encoding ketopantoate reductase family protein: protein MSLTILGAGSVGLTLAARLARGGVRVLVLTRREAAARALAAGLVAEHPADGTRFEVEVEARCADHAEAWPDQPVLLCTRGEGVDAAAKLVAGRAPAAPLVTFQNDVIHEAVAARHHSAVLGGVWRETCTRTGDARVRFLYDRPSRAILGLHPSGPSPDAHAIAALLERGNIRSGVSECVALDKWLKLCVNLMSTPNALIRREDHAGRDFVEIKVGLLEEARTVLAAAAIETGSCDGLDRSLDEEIAYQRASLERGTSARPIPLYNQVWSALTRRLPTEADAYHRRICDLGVQHGVATPLNRRVLEALLHAAHAHTGPESLTAAGLLG from the coding sequence ATGAGCCTTACGATCCTCGGTGCCGGCTCGGTCGGGCTCACCCTGGCTGCGCGCCTCGCCCGGGGGGGAGTGCGGGTCCTGGTGCTCACCCGCCGCGAAGCCGCTGCACGCGCGTTGGCAGCCGGCCTTGTCGCCGAGCATCCGGCGGACGGCACGCGTTTCGAAGTCGAAGTCGAAGCTCGCTGCGCCGATCACGCAGAAGCGTGGCCCGACCAGCCCGTGCTCCTGTGCACGCGGGGTGAAGGGGTCGATGCCGCCGCGAAGTTGGTCGCGGGGCGCGCACCAGCGGCACCGCTCGTCACCTTCCAGAACGACGTCATCCACGAGGCGGTTGCGGCCCGGCACCACTCGGCGGTTCTGGGGGGCGTATGGCGAGAGACCTGCACGCGCACGGGCGATGCCCGTGTTCGTTTCCTCTACGACCGGCCCTCCCGGGCCATCCTGGGCCTGCACCCGAGCGGACCCAGCCCGGACGCCCACGCGATCGCGGCGCTCCTCGAGCGCGGCAACATTCGCAGCGGCGTCTCCGAATGCGTGGCCTTGGACAAATGGTTGAAGCTCTGCGTCAACCTGATGAGCACACCGAACGCTCTCATCCGTCGCGAAGACCACGCCGGCAGGGACTTCGTCGAGATCAAGGTCGGCCTGCTCGAAGAAGCCCGCACCGTCCTGGCCGCGGCGGCAATCGAAACCGGCTCCTGCGATGGCCTCGACCGGTCGCTCGACGAAGAGATCGCGTACCAGCGCGCTTCATTGGAACGAGGCACGAGCGCCCGGCCCATTCCGCTCTACAACCAGGTCTGGTCTGCGCTCACGCGGCGCCTTCCCACCGAAGCCGACGCCTACCATCGCCGAATATGCGACCTCGGTGTCCAACACGGCGTGGCCACCCCGCTGAACCGCCGCGTGCTCGAGGCCCTTCTGCACGCTGCGCATGCACATACGGGCCCCGAATCGCTTACGGCCGCCGGCCTCCTGGGGTGA
- a CDS encoding DUF3179 domain-containing protein, which produces MRGVTGLGLVLLLSANVASSAEPKPGTNGFDLSAAKVPKDQIFGGGPGKDGIMSVDEPTFVPVPEATWVKPDTPVLAVTVGDTTRVYPVHLMEYHQIVNDRFGELPVVVTYDPLAGVPRAFDATVAGENASFGVSGLIHNHGFLLFDRKSESLWQQFNGRALSGPRTGTTLRPLPIRQETLGGILARHPRAKVLTRPALKVHDYSRSPFRRYWDLNKLLFPVAAEDRSYHLKEMVLGVTVDGKQRAYLGSVATAAGGKVEDEFGGKQIRFVYDPDSATFAYEVPEGVQVVEAYWLAWKAFFPDTEVWHP; this is translated from the coding sequence GTGAGGGGCGTCACCGGCCTGGGGTTGGTTTTGCTGTTGTCGGCCAATGTCGCGTCCTCTGCCGAACCCAAGCCCGGTACCAACGGCTTCGATCTCTCTGCGGCAAAGGTCCCCAAGGACCAGATCTTCGGCGGAGGCCCGGGAAAAGATGGAATCATGTCGGTCGACGAGCCGACCTTCGTGCCCGTGCCCGAGGCAACATGGGTGAAGCCCGATACCCCGGTCCTGGCCGTCACCGTCGGCGATACGACGCGTGTGTATCCAGTGCATCTCATGGAGTACCACCAGATCGTGAACGACCGATTCGGCGAGCTGCCGGTCGTCGTGACCTACGATCCATTGGCCGGAGTGCCGCGCGCCTTCGATGCGACCGTGGCCGGTGAGAACGCCAGTTTCGGTGTATCGGGCCTGATCCACAATCATGGTTTCCTGCTCTTCGACCGGAAGAGCGAGAGCCTCTGGCAGCAGTTCAACGGGCGGGCTTTGAGCGGCCCTCGCACGGGTACGACGTTGCGCCCGCTCCCGATCCGACAGGAAACCCTGGGAGGGATCCTGGCTCGCCATCCTCGCGCGAAGGTCCTGACCCGCCCTGCGCTGAAGGTGCACGACTACTCCAGGAGCCCGTTTCGGCGCTATTGGGATCTGAACAAGCTCTTGTTTCCGGTCGCAGCGGAGGATCGCAGCTATCACCTGAAGGAAATGGTCCTCGGCGTCACCGTCGACGGCAAGCAGCGCGCCTATCTAGGCTCGGTAGCCACGGCCGCCGGCGGAAAGGTAGAAGACGAGTTCGGCGGAAAGCAGATCCGCTTCGTCTACGACCCAGACAGCGCAACCTTCGCCTACGAAGTTCCGGAGGGTGTCCAGGTGGTCGAGGCGTACTGGCTGGCGTGGAAGGCCTTCTTCCCCGACACCGAGGTGTGGCACCCGTAG
- the bioA gene encoding adenosylmethionine--8-amino-7-oxononanoate transaminase: MDRDRIVALDKQRVWHPYTPMDRYRAEVDPIVVARAEGPYLWDVDGSRLIDANSSWWVASLGHNHPRLVQALKDQADRNCHTALAGMTHRPASELAERICAVAPDGLEHVFYSDDGSTAVEVALKVTLQYWAQAGQSKRKHFVALQEAFHGETLGVTAIGGVDVFRAPFKGAVLENFFVPTSTQAGGLEPAVTALRSVLDTHGHELAAVVVEPVVQGASGMQMYDPAYLREARALCDRHDVFLIFDEVFTGYGRTGPMWAAEHAGVLPDILCTAKGFSGGMLPMAATLVTPRLFEGFLGEADRAFYYGHSFCGNPLGSAVAVEVLKVYEEEKILDRAKPKAERIAKAFRALEALPAVARTRSRGMIGALDLAGDDGYLARAGWRIYDEARRRGAYLRPMGNVVYVAPPLNIEDDVLDELLGIVADSIEAVS; the protein is encoded by the coding sequence ATGGATCGGGATCGCATCGTTGCACTCGACAAGCAACGCGTGTGGCACCCCTACACGCCGATGGATCGTTACCGTGCCGAGGTCGATCCGATCGTCGTGGCACGGGCGGAGGGCCCCTACCTCTGGGATGTGGACGGCAGCAGGCTGATCGATGCCAACTCCTCCTGGTGGGTGGCTTCCCTCGGCCACAACCATCCGCGGCTGGTCCAGGCGCTGAAGGATCAGGCCGATCGAAACTGCCATACGGCCCTGGCAGGCATGACGCACCGGCCGGCAAGCGAGCTGGCCGAGCGTATTTGTGCCGTTGCCCCGGACGGTCTCGAACACGTCTTCTACAGCGACGATGGTTCGACCGCCGTCGAAGTCGCCCTTAAGGTCACGCTCCAATATTGGGCGCAAGCAGGGCAATCCAAGCGTAAGCATTTCGTGGCGCTTCAGGAGGCGTTCCACGGCGAAACCCTCGGCGTGACCGCCATCGGCGGTGTCGATGTCTTCCGGGCGCCGTTCAAGGGGGCGGTGCTCGAGAACTTCTTCGTGCCGACGTCCACCCAGGCAGGAGGGCTCGAACCTGCGGTCACGGCCTTGCGATCGGTGCTCGACACCCATGGCCATGAGCTGGCGGCGGTGGTGGTCGAGCCCGTCGTGCAGGGGGCGTCCGGCATGCAGATGTACGACCCCGCCTACCTGCGCGAAGCCCGGGCTCTCTGCGATCGCCACGACGTCTTCCTGATCTTCGACGAAGTCTTCACGGGCTACGGACGCACGGGGCCGATGTGGGCAGCGGAACACGCGGGGGTCCTGCCCGACATCCTGTGCACGGCCAAGGGCTTCAGCGGCGGGATGCTGCCGATGGCCGCCACGTTGGTCACGCCGCGGCTCTTCGAGGGATTTCTCGGTGAGGCGGATCGCGCGTTCTACTACGGGCATTCCTTTTGCGGCAACCCGCTGGGTTCCGCAGTCGCCGTCGAGGTATTGAAGGTCTACGAGGAGGAAAAAATCCTCGACCGGGCCAAGCCGAAGGCGGAGCGGATTGCCAAAGCCTTTCGAGCCCTCGAAGCGCTGCCGGCCGTGGCACGCACCCGAAGCCGGGGCATGATCGGCGCACTCGACCTCGCCGGCGACGATGGATACCTCGCCAGGGCCGGCTGGCGCATCTACGACGAGGCTCGGCGTCGAGGTGCATATCTGCGGCCGATGGGCAACGTCGTGTACGTGGCTCCCCCCTTGAACATCGAGGACGATGTCCTGGACGAGCTGCTCGGCATCGTGGCCGATTCGATCGAGGCGGTTTCGTGA
- a CDS encoding LLM class F420-dependent oxidoreductase: MRIGLNIGYSGPRLQIDIERVKLAESLGFDSVWTAEAYGSDAITSLTWIAAQTSKIKLGTAILQMPARTPAMTAMTAISLDQLSGGRFLLGIGPSGPQVVEGWHGVPYGKPLTRTREYVKILRDIFAREGPLEHKGEHYEIPYQSEGATGLGKPLKSILHGRADIPIFTASIGAAGIACSGEVADGLIPVWMNPERMDLITPHLEKGFAKAGGGKNMDGFRLAPFVTGILGDDLDQCRGPMRGMMALYIGGMGARGKNFYNDYATRLGYGEAATKIQDLYLDGKKAEAMAAVPDELIDEVALVGPKERIAERLEAWKASPVTDMLISGGQPELFEVLAENLL; this comes from the coding sequence ATGCGAATCGGTCTCAATATCGGCTACTCCGGGCCCCGGCTCCAGATCGATATCGAGCGCGTCAAGCTTGCGGAATCACTGGGGTTTGACTCCGTCTGGACGGCAGAGGCCTATGGCTCGGATGCGATCACATCGCTGACCTGGATCGCCGCTCAGACCTCGAAGATCAAGCTCGGTACGGCCATCCTCCAGATGCCGGCTCGAACTCCCGCCATGACCGCGATGACGGCCATCAGCCTCGATCAGCTCTCCGGCGGCCGTTTCCTGCTAGGCATCGGACCCTCCGGCCCGCAGGTGGTCGAAGGATGGCACGGGGTTCCCTACGGAAAGCCGCTGACCCGCACCCGTGAGTACGTGAAGATCCTGCGCGACATCTTCGCCCGGGAAGGACCGCTCGAACACAAGGGCGAACACTACGAGATTCCCTATCAGAGTGAGGGCGCAACCGGGCTTGGCAAGCCGCTGAAGAGCATCCTGCATGGTCGCGCGGACATTCCCATCTTCACGGCCTCGATCGGAGCCGCGGGCATCGCCTGCAGTGGAGAGGTCGCGGATGGCCTGATTCCGGTCTGGATGAATCCCGAGCGCATGGACCTGATCACCCCACATCTGGAGAAGGGCTTCGCCAAGGCCGGCGGTGGGAAGAACATGGACGGCTTCCGCCTCGCACCGTTCGTGACGGGTATCCTGGGAGACGATCTCGACCAATGCCGTGGACCCATGCGTGGAATGATGGCGTTGTACATCGGCGGCATGGGCGCGCGGGGGAAGAACTTCTACAACGACTACGCGACCCGGCTCGGCTACGGCGAGGCAGCGACGAAGATCCAAGACCTGTACCTGGATGGCAAGAAAGCCGAGGCGATGGCCGCAGTACCCGACGAGTTGATCGATGAGGTTGCACTGGTCGGTCCGAAGGAGCGGATTGCAGAGCGGCTCGAAGCCTGGAAGGCTTCGCCGGTCACGGACATGCTGATCAGCGGGGGCCAGCCGGAGTTGTTCGAAGTCCTGGCAGAGAACCTGCTCTAG
- a CDS encoding LysE family translocator, producing the protein MPLETWLAFCVTEAVLCFTPGPAVLLVVSVSLARGAGGGFGAGLGILASNTLYFVLSALGIGAVIVASHQLFHLIQWAGAAYLIYLGARAIFSRHRSVAQHEETARLGRSFSRGFIVQSANPKSLVFFTALVPQFLDPERALGAQVAILGVSSVAIEILALGVYAVAAARAREIASGDWVHRLERIGGGFLVAAGLRLAIASRSD; encoded by the coding sequence ATGCCTCTCGAGACCTGGCTCGCATTCTGCGTGACCGAGGCGGTGCTCTGCTTCACCCCGGGGCCAGCCGTGTTGTTGGTCGTTTCCGTCTCGCTTGCCCGCGGCGCAGGCGGAGGGTTCGGCGCTGGGCTGGGCATCCTGGCATCGAATACGCTCTATTTCGTACTCTCGGCCCTTGGCATCGGCGCGGTGATCGTTGCATCGCACCAGCTCTTTCACCTCATCCAATGGGCTGGCGCGGCCTATCTGATCTATCTAGGCGCCCGCGCGATCTTCTCGCGGCACCGATCCGTGGCGCAACACGAAGAGACTGCACGCCTTGGCCGTTCGTTCAGCCGGGGCTTCATCGTGCAGAGCGCAAATCCGAAGAGCCTTGTCTTCTTCACGGCGCTGGTGCCTCAGTTTCTCGATCCGGAACGCGCACTGGGAGCCCAGGTGGCCATTCTCGGCGTGAGCTCTGTGGCCATCGAGATACTGGCGCTCGGCGTGTATGCGGTTGCCGCCGCTCGTGCCAGGGAGATCGCAAGTGGTGATTGGGTGCATCGCCTCGAGCGCATTGGCGGCGGCTTTCTCGTGGCCGCCGGGCTTCGGCTAGCGATCGCCTCCCGTTCCGATTGA
- a CDS encoding carbonic anhydrase produces MSERTTELYEKIFANNLKWVAEKTANDANYFERLSQTHAPAFLFIGCADSRVPANEIMGLDPGEVFVHRNVANIVPNTDKNVHSTIQYAVEHLGVQHVIVCGHYGCGGVDAAMQSSDLGQLNGWLHEIRDVYRLHRDELDAISDPRARTRRLVELNVHEQCINVIKTAFVQKSYEKLGYPIVHGWVYALEDGILHDLEIPFEKTLEMVREIYRLDT; encoded by the coding sequence ATGAGCGAACGAACCACAGAACTGTACGAGAAGATCTTCGCGAACAACCTCAAATGGGTCGCGGAAAAGACAGCCAACGACGCGAACTATTTCGAGCGGCTCTCCCAAACGCACGCCCCGGCGTTCCTCTTCATCGGCTGTGCCGACAGCCGTGTGCCGGCCAACGAGATCATGGGCCTGGATCCCGGCGAGGTCTTCGTTCACCGCAATGTGGCGAACATCGTCCCCAACACGGACAAGAACGTGCACTCGACCATCCAGTACGCGGTAGAGCACCTGGGAGTGCAGCACGTGATCGTATGCGGCCACTATGGATGTGGCGGCGTCGATGCCGCAATGCAGTCTTCGGATCTAGGCCAGCTCAACGGGTGGCTGCATGAGATCCGGGACGTCTACCGTCTTCATCGCGACGAACTCGACGCCATCTCGGATCCACGCGCTCGAACCCGAAGACTCGTCGAACTCAATGTCCACGAGCAATGCATCAACGTGATCAAGACAGCATTCGTGCAGAAGAGCTACGAAAAGCTCGGCTATCCCATCGTTCATGGCTGGGTCTACGCGCTGGAAGACGGAATCCTGCACGATCTCGAGATCCCATTCGAAAAGACGCTCGAAATGGTCCGGGAGATCTACCGCCTGGACACCTAG